From the unidentified bacterial endosymbiont genome, one window contains:
- the efeU gene encoding iron uptake transporter permease EfeU, giving the protein MFVPFLIMLREGLEAALIVSLIASYLKRTQRGRWIGVMWIGVFLAAALCLGLGILINETTGEFPQKEQELFEGIVAVIAVIILTWMVFWMRNLSRNVKVQLEQAVDSALKKGNNHGWALILMVFFAVAREGLESVFFLLAAFQQDVGIWPPIGAMLGLATAVVLGFLLYWGGIRLNLGAFFKWTSLFILLVAAGLAAGAIRAFHEAGLWDHFQNVAFDLSNVLSTHSLAGTLLEGIFGYQETPSVSEVAIYFMYLVPALVLFAMPPRTGSQTSRVAR; this is encoded by the coding sequence ATGTTTGTTCCATTTCTCATTATGTTGCGTGAAGGGCTTGAAGCAGCGCTTATTGTCAGCCTTATCGCCAGTTATCTGAAGCGAACCCAGCGCGGGCGCTGGATTGGCGTGATGTGGATTGGGGTATTCCTCGCTGCGGCCCTGTGCCTGGGGCTGGGTATTCTGATCAATGAAACTACCGGCGAATTCCCCCAGAAGGAGCAGGAACTGTTTGAAGGTATCGTGGCCGTTATCGCGGTAATTATCCTGACCTGGATGGTGTTCTGGATGCGTAACCTGTCCCGCAACGTGAAGGTGCAGCTTGAGCAGGCGGTGGATAGCGCCCTGAAGAAGGGCAATAACCATGGTTGGGCGCTTATTCTGATGGTCTTTTTCGCCGTCGCGCGCGAAGGGCTGGAATCGGTTTTTTTCCTGCTGGCGGCGTTCCAGCAGGATGTGGGGATCTGGCCACCCATCGGCGCGATGCTGGGGCTGGCCACGGCCGTGGTGCTGGGCTTTCTGCTTTACTGGGGCGGTATTCGTCTTAATCTCGGGGCGTTCTTTAAATGGACCAGCCTTTTCATTTTACTGGTGGCGGCAGGGCTGGCGGCGGGAGCGATACGCGCCTTCCACGAAGCGGGCCTGTGGGATCACTTTCAGAACGTGGCGTTCGATCTTAGCAACGTGCTTTCGACCCACTCGCTGGCAGGTACCTTGCTGGAAGGCATTTTCGGCTACCAGGAAACCCCGAGCGTCAGCGAAGTGGCGATCTATTTTATGTATCTGGTTCCGGCGCTGGTGCTGTTCGCTATGCCGCCGCGTACCGGTTCTCAGACGTCGCGCGTGGCGCGGTAA
- the putP gene encoding sodium/proline symporter PutP has protein sequence MAISTPMLVTFLVYIFGMILIGFLAWRSTKNFDDYILGGRSLGPMVTALSAGASDMSGWLLMGLPGAIFISGISESWIAIGLTVGAWINWKLVAGRLRVHTEANNNALTLPDYFTGRFEDNSRILRIISAVVILLFFTIYCASGIVAGARLFESTFGMSYETALWAGAAATILYTFVGGFLAVSWTDTVQASLMIFALILTPVIVIFTVGGFADSLEVIKQKSIENVDMLKGLNFVAIVSLMGWGLGYFGQPHILARFMAADSHHTIVHARRISMTWMILCLAGACAVGFFGIAYFNNNPAQAGAVNQNAERVFIELAQILFNPWIAGILLSAILAAVMSTLSCQLLVCSSAITEDLYKAFLRKGASQHELVWVGRFMVLLVALVSIALAANPENRVLGLVSYAWAGFGAAFGPVVLFSVLWSRMTRNGALAGMIIGAITVIIWKQYAWLGLYEIIPGFIFASVGIVVFSLLGKAPSPSMQQRFAEADAHYHSAPPSKLQAQ, from the coding sequence ATGGCAATTAGCACACCGATGCTGGTGACATTTCTCGTCTATATTTTTGGCATGATCCTGATAGGCTTTTTGGCATGGCGCTCAACGAAAAACTTTGACGACTATATTCTTGGCGGCCGAAGCTTAGGCCCAATGGTCACCGCACTCTCTGCGGGCGCATCCGATATGAGCGGGTGGTTACTGATGGGTCTGCCGGGCGCGATTTTTATCTCCGGTATTTCCGAAAGCTGGATAGCCATTGGCCTGACCGTTGGCGCGTGGATCAACTGGAAGCTGGTGGCAGGCCGTCTGCGCGTGCATACCGAAGCCAATAACAACGCCCTGACGCTGCCGGATTATTTCACCGGACGCTTTGAAGATAACAGCCGCATTCTGCGCATTATCTCTGCGGTGGTGATTTTACTGTTCTTCACCATCTATTGTGCTTCCGGCATTGTGGCCGGTGCGCGGCTGTTCGAAAGCACCTTCGGCATGAGCTACGAAACAGCGCTGTGGGCCGGGGCTGCGGCAACCATCCTCTATACCTTTGTGGGCGGTTTCCTGGCGGTTAGCTGGACCGACACCGTACAGGCGAGCCTGATGATTTTCGCCCTGATCCTGACCCCGGTGATTGTGATTTTCACCGTCGGCGGCTTTGCCGATTCGCTGGAAGTGATTAAGCAAAAGAGCATCGAAAACGTGGATATGCTCAAAGGGCTGAATTTTGTTGCTATCGTGTCGCTGATGGGCTGGGGGCTGGGCTACTTTGGTCAGCCGCATATTCTGGCGCGGTTTATGGCGGCGGATTCCCACCATACCATCGTGCATGCGCGGCGTATCAGTATGACGTGGATGATCCTCTGTCTGGCAGGGGCGTGTGCGGTGGGCTTCTTCGGTATCGCGTATTTTAACAATAACCCTGCCCAGGCGGGCGCGGTGAACCAGAACGCCGAGCGGGTGTTCATTGAGCTGGCGCAGATCCTGTTCAACCCGTGGATTGCCGGTATCCTGTTGTCTGCTATTCTGGCAGCGGTGATGTCCACCCTGAGCTGCCAACTGCTGGTGTGTTCCAGTGCGATCACCGAAGATTTGTATAAAGCCTTCCTGCGTAAAGGGGCGAGCCAGCACGAGCTGGTATGGGTCGGGCGTTTTATGGTGCTGCTGGTGGCGTTAGTCTCCATTGCGCTGGCCGCCAACCCGGAGAACCGCGTGTTGGGCCTGGTGAGCTATGCATGGGCTGGCTTTGGCGCCGCGTTTGGCCCGGTGGTGCTCTTCTCCGTGCTGTGGTCGCGTATGACCCGTAACGGCGCGCTGGCGGGGATGATTATCGGTGCCATCACCGTTATCATCTGGAAGCAGTACGCGTGGCTGGGTCTGTACGAAATCATTCCAGGCTTTATCTTCGCTAGCGTTGGAATTGTGGTGTTCAGCCTGCTGGGTAAAGCCCCGTCACCCTCGATGCAGCAACGCTTTGCTGAAGCGGATGCGCATTATCATTCTGCTCCGCCGTCTAAACTGCAGGCGCAATAA
- the efeB gene encoding iron uptake transporter deferrochelatase/peroxidase subunit — protein sequence MNKHDDDHVAEPSRRRLLKGVGALALASGCPVAHAAKPQSAPGTLSPGARMQTQPFYAEHQSGILTPQQASMMLVAFDSLASDKASLERLFRLLTTRIAFLTAGGPAPDTPNTRLPPMDSGILGAFIAPDNLTITVSLGASLFDGRYGLAKQKPKALQKMTRFPNDSLDASLCHGDVLLQICANIQDTVIHALRDIIKHTPDLLSVRWKREGFISDHAARSQGKETPVNLLGFKDGTANPDSSDRALMNDVVWVSANQGEPAWAVGGSYQAVRIVQFHVEFWDRTPLKEQQTIFGRDKLSGAPLGMTHERDVPDYARDPNGEVIALDSHIRLANPRTKETQSSLMMRRGYSYSLGVTHSGQLDMGLLFVCYQHDLEKGFLTVQKRLNGEALEEYIKPIGGGYFFAPPGPRDQGAYLAQGLLEA from the coding sequence ATGAACAAGCATGATGATGACCACGTTGCTGAACCTTCACGACGTCGATTATTAAAAGGGGTAGGGGCACTGGCCCTCGCCAGTGGGTGTCCGGTGGCGCATGCGGCAAAACCGCAAAGTGCACCAGGCACGCTGTCGCCGGGTGCTCGCATGCAGACGCAGCCGTTTTATGCTGAGCACCAGTCGGGCATTCTGACGCCGCAGCAGGCCTCCATGATGCTGGTGGCCTTTGATTCGCTGGCAAGTGATAAAGCCAGTCTGGAACGTCTGTTCCGCTTGTTAACCACGCGCATTGCCTTTCTTACCGCGGGCGGTCCGGCGCCGGACACGCCCAATACGCGTCTGCCGCCGATGGACTCCGGTATTCTTGGGGCGTTTATTGCGCCAGATAACCTGACCATCACCGTTTCACTGGGGGCGTCGCTGTTTGATGGGCGTTACGGGCTGGCAAAACAGAAGCCAAAAGCACTGCAAAAAATGACGCGCTTTCCGAATGATTCTCTCGATGCAAGCCTGTGCCATGGTGACGTGCTGCTGCAAATTTGTGCTAACATCCAGGATACGGTGATCCACGCTCTGCGCGATATTATTAAGCACACGCCGGATCTGCTGAGCGTGCGCTGGAAGCGGGAAGGGTTTATCTCCGATCACGCTGCCCGCAGTCAGGGTAAAGAGACGCCGGTTAATCTGCTGGGCTTTAAGGATGGTACGGCTAATCCCGATAGCAGCGATAGAGCGTTAATGAACGACGTGGTGTGGGTGAGCGCAAACCAGGGCGAGCCAGCGTGGGCGGTTGGAGGCAGCTACCAGGCGGTGCGGATCGTTCAGTTCCACGTTGAGTTCTGGGATCGTACACCGCTTAAAGAGCAGCAGACGATCTTTGGGCGCGACAAGCTGAGTGGCGCACCGCTTGGCATGACGCACGAGCGAGATGTTCCGGACTACGCCCGCGATCCGAATGGCGAGGTTATTGCTCTGGACAGCCATATTCGCCTCGCCAACCCGCGTACCAAAGAGACACAGTCGAGCCTGATGATGCGCCGCGGCTACAGTTATTCTCTGGGCGTGACCCACTCGGGTCAACTGGATATGGGATTGCTGTTTGTCTGCTATCAGCACGATCTGGAGAAGGGCTTCCTGACCGTACAAAAGCGGTTAAACGGAGAGGCGCTGGAGGAGTATATTAAACCCATCGGCGGCGGTTATTTCTTTGCGCCGCCTGGTCCGCGCGATCAAGGCGCATATCTTGCTCAGGGTCTGCTGGAGGCGTGA
- the efeO gene encoding iron uptake system protein EfeO: MAIQFRRSALCAGIAALFASAYAAQAADIPQVNVTVNDKQCEPMTLTVNSGKTQFIIQNHSQKALEWEILKGVMVVEERENIAPGFSQKMTVNLQPGDYDMSCGLLTNPKGKLIVKGGATPDAGTALLSLGDAITAYQDYVIQETAELVAGTQAFTAAVKADDIAKAKSLYAPTRQHYERIEPIAELFSDLDGSIDAREDDYEQKAADPKFTGFHRLEKALFGDNTTKGMDKYAEQLNSDVLELQKRISELAFPPSKVVGGAAGLIEEVAASKISGEEDRYSHTDLWDFQANVDGAQKIVDLLRPQLQKEDSELLVKVDANFKKVDAILAKYRTKEGFETYDKLTDGDRNALKGPITTLAEDLAKLRGVLGLD, translated from the coding sequence ATGGCAATTCAGTTCCGTCGTAGTGCACTGTGCGCAGGCATTGCCGCGCTGTTCGCTTCTGCATATGCCGCGCAGGCTGCGGATATTCCACAGGTTAACGTGACCGTAAATGATAAACAGTGTGAGCCGATGACCCTCACGGTCAACAGCGGTAAAACCCAGTTTATTATTCAGAACCACAGCCAGAAAGCCCTGGAATGGGAGATCCTGAAAGGTGTGATGGTGGTGGAAGAACGTGAAAATATCGCCCCTGGCTTTAGCCAGAAAATGACCGTCAACCTGCAACCGGGCGACTATGACATGTCCTGTGGGCTGCTGACTAACCCGAAAGGTAAGCTGATCGTCAAAGGTGGAGCGACGCCAGACGCCGGTACCGCATTACTGAGCCTGGGTGACGCCATCACCGCCTATCAAGACTATGTCATCCAGGAGACGGCCGAGCTGGTCGCCGGAACTCAAGCCTTTACCGCTGCGGTGAAAGCCGACGATATCGCAAAAGCGAAATCTCTGTATGCGCCGACCCGCCAGCACTACGAGCGTATCGAGCCGATTGCCGAACTGTTCTCAGACCTTGATGGCAGCATCGATGCCCGGGAAGATGATTACGAGCAAAAAGCCGCCGACCCGAAATTCACCGGTTTCCACCGTCTGGAAAAAGCGCTGTTTGGCGATAACACCACCAAAGGAATGGATAAATATGCTGAGCAACTGAATTCTGACGTGCTGGAGCTGCAAAAACGCATTAGCGAGCTGGCCTTCCCGCCGTCAAAAGTGGTGGGCGGTGCGGCGGGGCTGATTGAAGAAGTTGCCGCCAGCAAAATTAGCGGTGAAGAAGACCGTTACAGCCATACCGACCTGTGGGACTTCCAGGCCAACGTCGACGGCGCGCAGAAAATTGTTGATTTGCTGCGTCCTCAGCTGCAAAAAGAGGATAGCGAGCTGCTGGTCAAAGTGGATGCCAACTTCAAAAAAGTTGACGCTATTCTGGCAAAATACCGCACCAAAGAGGGTTTCGAAACCTACGATAAACTGACCGATGGCGATCGTAATGCGCTCAAAGGCCCTATTACGACGCTGGCAGAAGATCTGGCGAAGCTGCGTGGCGTTCTGGGTCTGGACTGA
- the ghrA gene encoding glyoxylate/hydroxypyruvate reductase GhrA, which produces MDIIFYHPTFDAAYWIKALSAALPGARVREWKGGDNEHADYALVWHPPVEMLQGRKLKAVFALGAGVDSILSKLKAHPEMLPEDIPLFRLEDTGMGQQMQEYAVSQVLHWFRRFDDYQAFKQQSHWEPLADYQREDFTVGILGAGVLGSKVTEALAPWGFPLRCWSRSRKDYPGVQSFAGTDELPAFLKETRVLINLLPNTAKTVGIINADLLNQLADGSYLMNLARGIHLVESDLLAALNSGKLKGAMLDVFSREPLPTDSPLWAHPRVAMTPHVAAVTRPAEAVAYITHTISEMELGHAVTGQVDRQRGY; this is translated from the coding sequence ATGGATATTATCTTCTATCACCCCACGTTTGATGCGGCTTACTGGATTAAGGCGCTTTCCGCAGCGTTGCCGGGCGCGCGCGTGCGTGAATGGAAAGGCGGTGATAATGAACATGCAGACTATGCGCTGGTCTGGCATCCGCCGGTTGAGATGCTTCAGGGCCGTAAACTGAAGGCCGTTTTTGCCCTCGGGGCCGGAGTGGATTCCATTCTGAGCAAACTGAAAGCACACCCGGAAATGCTGCCTGAAGATATTCCCCTGTTTCGTCTTGAAGATACCGGCATGGGCCAGCAAATGCAGGAGTATGCCGTCAGTCAGGTACTGCACTGGTTCCGCCGCTTTGACGATTATCAGGCTTTTAAACAACAGTCGCACTGGGAGCCGCTGGCGGATTATCAGCGTGAAGATTTCACCGTCGGTATTCTGGGCGCGGGTGTGCTGGGGTCGAAGGTTACAGAAGCCCTTGCCCCGTGGGGATTTCCACTGCGTTGCTGGAGCCGTAGCCGCAAGGATTATCCGGGCGTACAGAGTTTTGCCGGAACTGATGAACTCCCGGCGTTCCTGAAAGAGACCCGTGTGCTCATCAACCTGCTGCCTAACACGGCAAAGACGGTCGGGATAATTAATGCAGATCTGCTGAATCAACTGGCCGATGGGAGTTATCTTATGAACCTGGCGCGCGGCATTCATCTGGTTGAAAGCGACCTGCTGGCTGCCCTGAACAGCGGCAAACTTAAAGGGGCGATGCTGGATGTATTCAGCCGCGAGCCGCTGCCGACAGACAGCCCGCTTTGGGCCCATCCTCGTGTGGCAATGACGCCGCACGTGGCGGCGGTGACTCGTCCCGCAGAAGCGGTGGCCTATATTACCCATACAATCAGCGAGATGGAGCTGGGCCACGCGGTGACGGGACAGGTCGACAGGCAGCGCGGTTACTAA
- the phoH gene encoding phosphate starvation-inducible protein PhoH: MGRQKAVIKARREAKRVLRRDSRSHKQREEESVTSLVQMSGVEAIGMARDCRDTSPVAARNEAQAHYLNAIESKQLIFATGEAGCGKTWISAAKAAEALIHKDVERIIVTRPVLQADEDLGFLPGDISEKFAPYFRPVYDVLVKRLGASFMQYCLRPEIGKVEIAPFAYMRGRTFENAVVILDEAQNVTAAQMKMFLTRLGENVTVIVNGDITQCDLPSGVKSGLSDAMSRFEEDEMIGVVRFTKDDCVRSALCQRALQAYY, from the coding sequence ATGGGAAGACAAAAAGCAGTGATCAAAGCTCGTCGCGAAGCAAAACGTGTGCTGAGACGGGATTCGCGTAGCCACAAGCAACGTGAAGAAGAATCGGTCACCTCGCTTGTGCAGATGAGTGGCGTAGAAGCAATTGGCATGGCGCGGGACTGCCGTGACACTTCTCCAGTTGCCGCGCGCAATGAAGCTCAGGCGCACTACCTGAATGCTATCGAGAGTAAACAGCTTATCTTTGCGACCGGTGAAGCCGGATGCGGGAAAACGTGGATCAGCGCAGCCAAAGCTGCGGAGGCGCTGATCCATAAGGACGTGGAGAGAATTATCGTTACCCGTCCGGTACTGCAAGCTGATGAAGATCTCGGCTTCTTGCCCGGAGACATTTCAGAGAAATTTGCTCCCTACTTCAGGCCTGTTTATGACGTGCTGGTCAAGCGCCTGGGGGCATCTTTCATGCAGTACTGCCTGCGACCAGAGATTGGTAAGGTGGAAATCGCGCCGTTCGCCTATATGCGCGGACGTACATTTGAAAATGCGGTCGTCATTCTTGACGAGGCTCAAAATGTGACCGCTGCGCAAATGAAGATGTTTTTAACGCGCCTCGGGGAAAATGTGACGGTTATCGTTAATGGCGATATTACCCAGTGTGACCTGCCATCCGGCGTAAAATCCGGCTTGAGCGACGCGATGTCACGTTTTGAAGAAGATGAGATGATTGGCGTGGTTCGCTTCACTAAAGATGACTGCGTGCGCTCAGCGCTGTGCCAGCGCGCGCTGCAAGCGTACTACTGA
- the putA gene encoding trifunctional transcriptional regulator/proline dehydrogenase/L-glutamate gamma-semialdehyde dehydrogenase codes for MGMTTMGVKLDDATRERIKTAATRIDRTPHWLIKQAIFNYLERLESEEGLPELPALLSGAANESDDTASAVEETPQPFLEFAEQILPQSVSRAAITGAYRRSETDAVPMLLEQARLPQAIAVQAHSLAYQLAEKLRKQKNASGRAGMVQGLLQEFSLSSQEGVALMCLAEALLRIPDKATRDALIRDKISNGNWQSHIGRSPSLFVNAATWGLLFTGRLVSTHNEANLSRSLNRIIGKSGEPLIRKGVDMAMRLMGEQFVTGETIAEALANARKLEDKGFRYSYDMLGEAALTAADAQAYMVSYQQAIHAIGKASNGRGIYEGPGISIKLSALHPRYSRAQYDRVMDELYPRLKSLTLLARQYDIGINIDAEEADRLEISLDLLEKLCFEPELAGWNGIGFVIQAYQKRCPFVIDYLIDLASRSRRRLMIRLVKGAYWDSEIKRAQMDGLEGYPVYTRKVYTDVSYLACAKKLLGVPNLIYPQFATHNAHTLAAIYSLAGQNYYPGQYEFQCLHGMGEPLYEQVTGKVADGKLNRPCRIYAPVGTHETLLAYLVRRLLENGANTSFVNRIADTTLPLDELVADPVQAVEKMAAQEGQLGLPHPKIALPRELYGKGRINSAGLDLANEHRLASLSSALLNSALQKWQAKPILEHAVAEGEMQPVLNPAEPKDIVGYVREATDAEVELALDNAVNNAPIWFATPPQERAAILERAAVLMEDQMQQLIGILVREAGKTFSNAIAEVREAVDFLRYYAGQVRDDFDNETHRPLGPVVCISPWNFPLAIFSGQIAAALAAGNSVLAKPAEQTPLIAAQGINILLEAGVPAGVVQLLPGRGETVGARLTSDERVRGVMFTGSTDVAMLLQRNLASRLDAQGRPTPLVAETGGMNAMIVDSSALTEQVVIDVLASAFDSAGQRCSALRVLCLQDDVADHTLKMLRGAMAECRMGNPGRLTTDIGPVIDAEAKANIENHIQTLRAKGRPVFQAVRDNSEDTREWQSGTFVPPTLIELARFDELKKEVFGPILHVVRYNRNNLHELIEQINASGYGLTLGVHTRIDETIAQVIGSAKVGNLYVNRNMVGAVVGVQPFGGECLSGTGPKAGGPLYLYRLLANRPENALNVTLERQDTEYAVDARLKTLLTQPLEALITWAEKRPALRALAQQYGELAQAGTQRLLPGPTGERNTWTLMPRERVLCVADNEQDALVQLAAAAATGCEVLWPEDALHRDLAQQLPNAVSARIHFAQPDDLLSQPFDAVIYHGDSDQLRELCEQVAARSGAIVSVQGFARGETNLLLERLYVERSLSVNTAAAGGNASLMTIG; via the coding sequence ATGGGGATGACCACCATGGGGGTTAAGCTGGATGACGCCACACGCGAAAGAATTAAGACTGCCGCGACCCGCATTGACCGCACACCACACTGGTTAATCAAGCAGGCGATTTTTAACTATCTGGAGAGGCTGGAGAGCGAGGAGGGTCTGCCAGAGCTGCCTGCCCTGCTCTCCGGCGCAGCCAATGAGAGCGACGACACAGCCAGCGCGGTGGAAGAGACCCCTCAGCCATTCCTCGAGTTCGCCGAGCAGATCCTGCCGCAGTCCGTCAGCCGTGCCGCTATTACCGGCGCATACCGCCGCAGTGAAACGGATGCGGTGCCGATGCTGCTTGAGCAGGCGCGTCTGCCGCAAGCCATTGCCGTGCAGGCGCATAGCCTGGCGTATCAACTGGCGGAAAAACTGCGTAAACAGAAAAACGCCTCCGGACGCGCCGGGATGGTACAGGGTCTGCTGCAGGAGTTCTCTCTCTCTTCTCAGGAAGGCGTGGCCCTGATGTGTCTGGCGGAAGCCCTGCTGCGTATTCCGGACAAAGCCACCCGCGACGCGCTGATCCGCGATAAAATCAGCAACGGCAACTGGCAGTCGCACATTGGCCGCAGCCCATCGCTGTTCGTCAACGCCGCCACATGGGGGCTGCTGTTTACCGGCAGACTGGTTTCAACCCACAACGAAGCCAACCTTTCCCGCTCGCTGAACCGCATTATCGGTAAAAGCGGCGAGCCGCTGATCCGCAAAGGCGTGGACATGGCGATGCGCCTGATGGGCGAACAGTTCGTCACCGGTGAAACCATTGCCGAAGCGCTGGCCAACGCCCGCAAGCTGGAAGATAAAGGTTTCCGCTACTCTTACGACATGCTGGGCGAAGCGGCCCTCACCGCCGCCGACGCGCAGGCCTATATGGTCTCTTATCAACAGGCGATCCACGCCATCGGTAAAGCCTCGAACGGCCGCGGGATTTATGAAGGCCCGGGCATCTCAATTAAGTTGTCCGCCCTGCACCCGCGCTACAGCCGCGCGCAGTATGACCGCGTGATGGACGAGCTGTATCCACGCCTGAAATCTCTGACCCTGCTGGCCCGCCAGTATGACATTGGCATCAACATCGATGCCGAAGAGGCAGACCGACTGGAGATCTCCCTCGACCTGCTGGAAAAACTGTGCTTTGAGCCGGAGCTGGCAGGCTGGAACGGAATTGGCTTTGTGATTCAGGCCTACCAGAAACGCTGTCCGTTCGTGATTGATTATCTGATTGACCTCGCAAGCCGTAGCCGCCGCCGTCTGATGATCCGTCTGGTGAAAGGCGCTTACTGGGACAGCGAAATCAAACGCGCGCAGATGGACGGCCTGGAAGGGTATCCGGTTTATACCCGCAAGGTTTACACCGACGTCTCGTATCTTGCCTGTGCAAAGAAACTGCTCGGCGTACCAAACCTGATTTATCCCCAGTTCGCCACCCACAACGCCCATACCCTGGCGGCGATTTACAGCCTCGCCGGGCAGAACTACTATCCAGGTCAGTACGAATTCCAGTGCCTGCACGGGATGGGTGAACCCTTGTACGAGCAGGTCACCGGTAAAGTGGCGGACGGTAAGCTGAACCGTCCGTGTCGTATTTATGCCCCGGTCGGGACGCACGAAACGCTGCTGGCGTACCTGGTGCGTCGTCTGCTGGAAAACGGGGCCAATACCTCCTTTGTTAACCGTATCGCGGATACCACCCTGCCGCTTGACGAACTGGTCGCCGACCCGGTGCAGGCCGTTGAGAAAATGGCGGCGCAGGAAGGTCAACTGGGCCTGCCGCATCCGAAGATTGCCCTGCCGCGCGAGCTGTATGGCAAAGGGCGTATCAACTCCGCCGGTCTGGATCTGGCTAACGAGCACCGCCTGGCCTCCCTCTCCTCTGCTCTGCTGAACAGCGCGTTACAGAAATGGCAGGCTAAACCGATCCTCGAACACGCGGTGGCTGAAGGTGAAATGCAGCCGGTCCTCAACCCGGCAGAGCCAAAAGATATTGTGGGCTACGTGCGTGAAGCCACCGACGCGGAAGTGGAACTGGCCCTGGATAACGCGGTGAACAATGCGCCAATCTGGTTCGCCACCCCGCCTCAGGAGCGTGCCGCCATTCTCGAGCGGGCTGCGGTACTGATGGAAGATCAGATGCAGCAGCTTATCGGCATCCTGGTGCGCGAAGCCGGTAAAACCTTCAGCAACGCCATCGCGGAAGTGCGCGAAGCGGTCGACTTCCTGCGCTATTACGCCGGGCAGGTGCGCGATGATTTCGACAACGAAACTCACCGTCCGCTCGGCCCTGTGGTCTGCATCAGCCCGTGGAACTTCCCCCTGGCGATCTTTAGTGGCCAGATTGCCGCCGCGCTTGCCGCAGGCAACAGCGTGCTGGCAAAACCGGCAGAACAGACGCCGCTGATTGCCGCCCAGGGGATTAACATCCTGCTGGAAGCCGGCGTGCCTGCAGGCGTTGTCCAGCTGTTGCCAGGCCGGGGGGAAACTGTCGGCGCCAGACTGACGTCTGATGAACGCGTGCGCGGCGTGATGTTTACCGGCTCCACCGACGTGGCGATGCTGCTGCAACGTAACCTCGCATCGCGCCTGGATGCCCAGGGCCGTCCCACTCCGCTGGTGGCTGAAACCGGCGGCATGAATGCCATGATTGTCGACTCCTCGGCGCTCACCGAGCAGGTGGTGATCGACGTACTGGCCTCGGCGTTCGACAGTGCCGGACAGCGTTGCTCCGCCCTACGCGTGCTGTGTCTGCAGGACGACGTGGCTGACCACACGCTGAAGATGCTGCGCGGCGCTATGGCCGAGTGCCGTATGGGTAACCCGGGCCGTCTCACCACCGATATCGGGCCAGTGATTGATGCAGAAGCTAAAGCGAACATTGAAAACCACATTCAGACCCTGCGCGCCAAAGGTCGCCCGGTGTTCCAGGCGGTGCGTGATAACAGCGAAGATACCCGCGAATGGCAGAGCGGTACCTTCGTACCGCCAACGCTGATTGAGCTGGCACGCTTCGACGAGCTGAAAAAAGAGGTCTTCGGTCCGATCCTGCACGTGGTGCGCTACAACCGTAACAACTTGCATGAACTGATCGAGCAGATCAACGCCTCCGGCTATGGCCTGACGCTCGGCGTGCACACCCGCATCGACGAGACCATCGCCCAGGTCATCGGCAGCGCCAAAGTGGGCAACCTGTACGTGAACCGCAATATGGTCGGCGCCGTGGTGGGCGTGCAGCCGTTTGGCGGTGAATGTCTCTCCGGTACGGGTCCGAAGGCGGGTGGCCCGCTCTATCTGTACCGTCTGCTGGCTAACCGTCCGGAAAATGCGCTGAACGTCACGCTGGAGCGGCAGGATACGGAGTATGCGGTTGATGCACGGTTGAAAACGCTACTGACGCAGCCGCTTGAGGCGCTCATCACCTGGGCGGAAAAACGCCCGGCACTGCGCGCCCTCGCTCAACAGTATGGCGAACTGGCCCAGGCCGGTACTCAACGTCTGCTGCCGGGGCCAACCGGTGAGCGCAACACCTGGACGCTGATGCCGCGCGAACGCGTGCTGTGTGTTGCAGATAACGAACAGGACGCACTGGTTCAGCTGGCGGCCGCAGCCGCAACGGGTTGTGAAGTACTCTGGCCGGAAGATGCCCTGCACCGTGACCTGGCGCAACAGTTGCCGAATGCTGTCTCTGCCCGTATTCATTTTGCGCAGCCGGATGACCTGCTGTCTCAGCCGTTCGATGCGGTGATTTATCACGGTGATTCTGACCAACTGCGCGAACTGTGTGAGCAGGTGGCGGCACGCAGCGGGGCCATTGTCTCGGTGCAGGGCTTCGCCCGCGGCGAAACTAACCTGCTGCTGGAGCGGCTGTACGTTGAGCGCTCGCTCAGCGTCAACACGGCGGCGGCGGGCGGCAACGCCAGCCTGATGACAATAGGCTGA